A stretch of DNA from Candidatus Palauibacter polyketidifaciens:
CGGCCCCATCGTGGCGGAGACCGTGATGCTGAACTCGTTGCCGCTCACCCAGCCGTCGGTGATCTGCTGCTCGCCGCGCTCGCCCTGGATGACGCCGGAAATCGTGCCGTCCTCCGAAACCTCGAGTTCGGCCGTCGCCTCCTGCGAGTCGTTGTTCAGAGAGAGGAGCCAGGTGCCGTTCATGTCGACCGCCGGGGGCTCCGTCGGCCGCGGCTCGGGCGCTTCCTCCTCGAACCTGTGACCGTCGACGAACACCATCCGGACGTCGGTGTCCTCATCGAACAACGGGCCGTCGGTCACGACGAGGTTCGCGATCTTGCCCGCCTCGACGGAGCCGAGCATCGCGTCCACGCCGTAGATGCGGGCGGGCGCGGCGGTGAGCGCCTCCAGCGCCGCCTCCTCGGAGAGCCCGTTGTCGATCGCCGTCCGCACCTTTTCCATCATCGCGCGGGGGCTCCCGGCCGAACCGCTGTAGAAGGCCCATTCGACGCCCGCCTCCTCGAGCCGGGCCGGCGTCGTCGGCGCATAGGCGCGGCGCTTCAGCGACGAGAGCGACTCCTCGGCTTCCGGATCCGCATCGCGGTTCCGCTCGGGCCAGTCGGCGTTCACGAGCACCTGGACCCCGGCCGACGCGATCTCGTCGGCGAGTCCGTACGCCTCGTGCGCGCCCTGGAGGACCGGCCGCGCGCCCGTGTCGCGCCCGAGCTTGATCGCGCGCCGGATCTGCCGCACCTCGTTCGCCGGCATCACGGTCGGCCACCCTGCGGCGATCGCGTCCTGGATCGGACCGAGCGCCCGGTCGTAGGTGGGCCGCGGCTGGCCGCTCGGGTCGGCCGTGTAGCGCGCTTCGTATTGCCCGCTGTGATCCGCGTCCAGATACAATTGTCGGATGTAGGCGATGACGCCCATGAGCGAGCCCGGGAAGCTCCGGAACCCGCCGGCTCCGCT
This window harbors:
- a CDS encoding amidohydrolase family protein, whose amino-acid sequence is MNRTALARRLAGGGVPGLLLASLSGLAAPAPADAQYMPSQAPVPPPFFALQNARIVTGTGAVIENGTVVIANGLIEAVGADVEVPGDAWLIDVSGLTVYPGLFDGLSRIGMAAQAGNPGGGGGGNPFAVLAEQANRPRTVGPEDRPATNSWVNAADMLDPDSDEIETWRSGGFTNALVAPDDGIVTGQGVVVNLAGDEQEMVVKAPAALRVTMSGAGGFRSFPGSLMGVIAYIRQLYLDADHSGQYEARYTADPSGQPRPTYDRALGPIQDAIAAGWPTVMPANEVRQIRRAIKLGRDTGARPVLQGAHEAYGLADEIASAGVQVLVNADWPERNRDADPEAEESLSSLKRRAYAPTTPARLEEAGVEWAFYSGSAGSPRAMMEKVRTAIDNGLSEEAALEALTAAPARIYGVDAMLGSVEAGKIANLVVTDGPLFDEDTDVRMVFVDGHRFEEEAPEPRPTEPPAVDMNGTWLLSLNNDSQEATAELEVSEDGTISGVIQGERGEQQITDGWVSGNEFSITVSATMGPGMDVEIVYTGTVEGDSIEGNASFGGMRNMDFTGTRPGGGVR